A genomic window from Methanobrevibacter sp. TLL-48-HuF1 includes:
- the fwdF gene encoding tungsten-dependent formylmethanofuran dehydrogenase subunit FwdF, whose product MFNVERSGEETRKLSHNNDRCVGCGICTDVCPTSSLRLGPIVPIARGLIEMDLVSVTPNTCVLCGLCSVACPFDALSLTINGEDIKETGNYPVWEVESEINDDDCIYCGRCYSVCPRDTILFKRELPSREDLVIGEISVDEDKCVYCSICSEMCPAGAISLTNNSKFSNDCLNNTIEIDTSKCIYCGVCKRACPQDAIKAVCSTCMFQDQIKAPEINGTASILKDDCVNCSWCKEVCPVDTINVTKPFEGTLKLVETEEAICKGDACHACQDVCPCDAVEIIDNKAVTNLDYCNLCGACVNACPQNIREVTRTSMKLDNINSESWKDILTSNLLS is encoded by the coding sequence ATGTTTAATGTTGAGAGGAGCGGGGAAGAAACCCGTAAGTTATCACATAACAATGATAGGTGTGTAGGTTGTGGAATTTGTACTGATGTGTGTCCAACATCTTCTTTAAGGTTAGGACCTATTGTACCAATTGCACGTGGTTTAATTGAAATGGATTTAGTTTCTGTAACTCCTAATACTTGTGTTTTATGCGGATTATGTTCTGTTGCATGTCCATTTGATGCTTTATCATTAACCATTAATGGTGAAGATATTAAAGAAACCGGAAATTATCCTGTATGGGAAGTTGAATCAGAAATTAATGATGATGATTGTATATATTGTGGAAGATGTTATTCTGTTTGTCCTAGAGACACTATATTGTTTAAAAGAGAGTTGCCATCTAGAGAAGATTTAGTTATTGGTGAAATTAGTGTCGATGAGGATAAATGTGTTTACTGCAGTATCTGTTCAGAAATGTGTCCTGCAGGAGCTATTAGTTTAACTAATAATTCAAAGTTCTCTAATGATTGTCTTAACAACACTATTGAGATAGATACTTCTAAATGTATTTACTGTGGTGTTTGTAAGAGAGCTTGTCCTCAAGATGCAATTAAAGCAGTATGTTCAACATGTATGTTCCAAGATCAAATTAAAGCTCCTGAAATTAATGGTACAGCATCCATTCTTAAAGATGACTGTGTAAACTGTTCATGGTGTAAGGAAGTTTGTCCTGTTGATACAATTAATGTAACTAAACCATTTGAAGGAACTTTAAAATTAGTTGAAACAGAAGAAGCAATATGTAAAGGGGATGCTTGTCACGCATGTCAAGATGTTTGTCCATGTGATGCAGTAGAAATTATTGACAATAAAGCGGTTACTAATTTAGATTACTGTAATTTATGTGGTGCTTGTGTCAATGCATGTCCACAAAACATTAGAGAAGTTACAAGAACTTCAATGAAATTAGATAATATCAATTCAGAGTCTTGGAAAGATATTTTAACTTCTAATCTTTTAAGTTAG
- a CDS encoding class III signal peptide-containing protein, with the protein MKTDNKGQSSAELILIVGGLIIIILFIGTYISNITSTTQNKLKTVITKERNFLINKI; encoded by the coding sequence ATGAAAACAGACAACAAAGGACAAAGTAGTGCCGAATTAATTTTAATTGTTGGAGGTTTAATTATAATAATACTATTCATTGGAACTTATATCTCCAACATAACAAGTACTACTCAAAATAAACTAAAAACAGTAATAACAAAAGAACGAAACTTTTTAATAAATAAAATTTAG
- a CDS encoding class III signal peptide-containing protein, producing the protein MKILKKINNEKSGQGAAEYILLFGGVIVIAIFALTIYKSYMQTSDNNLKVKDDISEVRTTVRENNSILG; encoded by the coding sequence ATGAAAATTTTAAAAAAAATCAACAATGAAAAATCAGGACAAGGCGCAGCAGAATACATATTACTGTTTGGAGGAGTGATAGTTATAGCTATTTTTGCTTTAACCATATACAAATCATATATGCAAACAAGTGATAACAATTTAAAAGTAAAAGACGATATATCCGAGGTTAGAACAACAGTTCGTGAAAACAACAGCATATTAGGATAA
- a CDS encoding metal-dependent hydrolase, producing the protein MEIRWLGHSAFEIITDEGLNILIDPFISNNPACQIPVEEFNPDIILVTHGHSDHLGDAMELSNKNNVPVAAIHEISLFLSKQGINNIGVNIGGSFIYRGVKFTMLDAKHSSVLDIVEEPLPAGDAASFLITLEDGTKLFHAGDTGLFGDMKTIIGEIYKPDIALLPIGDKFTMGPFEAALATRWINPKVALPMHYNTFPPIEQDPSIYANFVSQLNPNIDVVILNPGEYFEYNPENYQD; encoded by the coding sequence ATGGAAATTAGATGGTTAGGTCATTCAGCTTTTGAAATAATAACTGATGAGGGTTTAAATATTTTAATTGACCCTTTTATTAGTAACAATCCTGCTTGTCAAATACCTGTTGAAGAATTTAATCCGGATATTATATTGGTTACTCATGGTCATTCTGATCATTTAGGTGATGCAATGGAACTGTCCAATAAAAATAATGTTCCTGTAGCAGCAATTCATGAAATTTCTTTATTTTTATCAAAACAGGGAATTAACAATATTGGTGTAAATATTGGGGGATCATTCATATATCGAGGAGTTAAATTCACTATGCTTGATGCTAAACATTCTTCAGTATTGGACATTGTTGAAGAACCGCTTCCTGCTGGAGATGCAGCCAGTTTTTTAATAACTCTTGAAGACGGAACTAAACTCTTCCATGCAGGGGATACTGGATTATTTGGGGATATGAAAACAATTATTGGTGAAATTTATAAACCTGATATTGCATTGCTTCCAATTGGGGATAAGTTTACAATGGGTCCTTTTGAAGCAGCATTAGCTACAAGATGGATTAATCCAAAAGTAGCTCTTCCAATGCATTATAATACATTTCCACCAATTGAACAGGACCCATCTATTTATGCTAACTTTGTTAGTCAGTTAAATCCGAATATTGATGTGGTTATTTTAAATCCTGGTGAATATTTTGAATATAATCCTGAAAATTATCAGGATTAA
- the rqcH gene encoding ribosome rescue protein RqcH, translated as MKPMSNVDIFTITDELNNLLTGARVDKSFQPTKDIVVMRFHVAGTGRIDLVMECGKRIHTSKYPLENPINPPVFPMLLRKRIKGANVVSITQHNFDRIIEIKVKKDKYYTIVVELFDKGNIILLDEDANIILPLKRKRFSDRDISSKKEYQFPEKRGIDPINTSKSELKELFANSDKDLVRTLAMNNLGSLYAEEIIKRANEFEEIDKHTPSADLSESQIANLNKAIHLLFDNLQEEHFKPQIVKKDNNEDVVAFDLIKYDGFEKTYFDNFNEACDEFYSKKVNSDIKNIKEAAWNKKVNKFEKRLKLQEETLDNFHKTIETSQHKGEVIYSNYTAIENLVKVVNDAISKDYSYKEIGKTLKEAKKNGLKEAEIFESIDKMGVLTLKLNETSINIDPKLTIPENAEIYYEKAKKAKKKTKGAEIAIENTKKQLEKIKAKKEVAMEHISIPKKRVKKNLKWYEKLRWFVTSDNVLVIGGRDAGTNEAVVKKYMDNNDIYLHADIHGATSTVIKLEGSKINDSILKESGEFAASFSTAWSKGFTTQDVFWVNPEQVTKTPEAGEFLPKGSFVIRGNRNYIRSAKVRIAIGIVDYEGKRLMAGPVDALEAHCDNFIVLKPGYTKKTAIAKKILHEINEDDLITLDDIIRVLPSGKCDIDEEYHLRKKYEKN; from the coding sequence ATGAAACCTATGTCTAATGTAGACATTTTTACAATAACTGATGAATTAAATAATTTATTAACCGGTGCAAGAGTAGACAAATCATTTCAACCAACTAAAGATATTGTTGTAATGAGATTTCATGTAGCGGGAACCGGAAGGATTGATCTTGTAATGGAATGCGGTAAAAGAATTCATACAAGCAAATATCCTCTTGAAAATCCTATCAATCCTCCTGTTTTCCCTATGCTTTTAAGAAAAAGGATAAAAGGAGCTAATGTAGTTAGTATAACTCAGCACAATTTTGATAGAATTATTGAAATTAAAGTTAAAAAAGACAAATATTATACAATTGTTGTTGAATTATTTGATAAAGGAAATATTATTCTTTTAGACGAAGATGCAAACATTATATTGCCTCTTAAAAGAAAACGTTTCAGTGATAGGGACATCAGTTCTAAAAAAGAATACCAGTTTCCTGAAAAAAGAGGAATTGACCCTATCAATACAAGTAAAAGTGAATTAAAAGAATTGTTTGCTAATTCTGACAAAGATTTAGTTAGAACATTAGCTATGAACAATTTAGGAAGCTTATATGCTGAAGAAATTATTAAAAGGGCTAATGAATTTGAGGAAATTGACAAACATACTCCTTCAGCTGATTTAAGTGAAAGTCAAATAGCTAACTTAAATAAAGCAATTCATTTATTGTTTGATAACCTGCAAGAAGAACATTTCAAACCGCAAATTGTTAAAAAAGACAATAACGAAGATGTAGTTGCTTTTGATTTGATAAAATATGACGGATTTGAAAAAACATACTTCGATAACTTTAATGAAGCCTGTGATGAATTTTATTCCAAAAAGGTAAATAGTGATATTAAAAATATTAAAGAAGCTGCATGGAATAAAAAGGTAAACAAATTCGAAAAAAGGTTGAAGCTACAGGAAGAAACACTTGATAATTTCCATAAAACAATTGAAACTAGCCAACATAAAGGAGAAGTAATTTATTCTAATTATACTGCCATAGAAAATTTAGTAAAAGTAGTGAATGATGCTATAAGTAAAGATTATTCTTACAAAGAAATTGGAAAAACTCTGAAAGAAGCTAAAAAAAATGGTTTGAAAGAAGCAGAAATCTTTGAATCCATTGATAAAATGGGTGTTTTAACACTTAAACTAAATGAAACTTCAATAAACATTGATCCAAAATTAACTATTCCTGAAAATGCTGAAATTTACTATGAAAAAGCTAAAAAAGCTAAAAAGAAAACAAAAGGTGCTGAAATAGCTATTGAAAATACTAAAAAGCAACTTGAAAAAATCAAAGCTAAAAAAGAAGTAGCTATGGAACACATATCAATTCCTAAAAAGAGAGTTAAGAAAAATCTTAAATGGTATGAGAAATTAAGATGGTTTGTAACTTCAGACAATGTTTTAGTAATCGGAGGAAGAGATGCAGGCACTAATGAAGCTGTTGTAAAAAAATATATGGACAATAATGACATTTATTTACATGCAGATATACATGGAGCAACATCAACAGTGATAAAACTAGAAGGCAGTAAAATAAATGACAGTATCCTTAAAGAATCTGGAGAGTTTGCAGCATCATTTTCAACTGCTTGGTCAAAAGGTTTCACAACACAGGATGTATTTTGGGTTAACCCAGAGCAGGTTACAAAAACACCGGAAGCCGGAGAATTTCTGCCTAAAGGATCATTTGTAATAAGAGGAAATCGTAATTATATCCGCAGTGCAAAAGTAAGAATTGCTATTGGAATCGTTGATTATGAAGGAAAAAGATTAATGGCAGGTCCTGTTGATGCTTTAGAAGCACATTGTGACAATTTTATTGTGTTAAAACCAGGATATACTAAAAAAACAGCAATAGCTAAAAAAATACTTCATGAAATAAACGAAGATGACTTAATAACTTTAGATGATATAATCAGAGTGTTGCCATCTGGAAAATGCGATATTGACGAAGAATATCACTTAAGAAAAAAATATGAAAAAAATTAA
- a CDS encoding DUF2070 family protein, giving the protein MSSMSSVAGLSKYITTLPKTEKSIMAMFIISFISGAVYFIINPSPELGIIENIILGGLFSLIILGISSIIGGGVNQQIVSGLHGINLKIKHSMFLSALSMTIICILLIIGGILTHFFETDLFLNSLLFGCVLIYGVNTLVFWTTSKISFTKAATVGIIQPLIILAMYVLITFLVTDTSFLGSDLIQMTIKVIIASIIFILAIYSFITIAGSPLKKNLGIGMLDLLSLFIAHMNEGSNSLESLFENMSETVETMVTFISFKGKNGIKSLFVSPFVHPGPLGDLGGSNMPTILANKFDHFTMVAHGPSTHDFNPVRTTEIDKIENAIKEGLEEIEYTKDASIFTRYHSEKANIGVQFFNKGMVILSTFAPNDSDDIEFGVGLTMMTQSKSKCNVKDSVIVDCHNSFAPESGEVLPGNEEVFQLIDVIDKIQCNQQRDNLKIGCYEDTMSDLNKNEGVGESGIKTMIVEVANQRTAYVLFDSNNMEIGFRQEIIEATKDLDIDEIEVMTTDTHTVNTISRGYNPIGIVKRDEIIEYVKISINEAIKDLEEVEVGTGTKRIKNLNTFGPNNSTELISTISSIVAVSKIIAPVLLITALVIVFIWIFYGGL; this is encoded by the coding sequence ATGTCAAGTATGAGTAGTGTTGCCGGACTATCTAAATATATTACAACCTTGCCCAAAACTGAAAAATCAATAATGGCTATGTTTATTATAAGCTTCATATCAGGAGCAGTCTACTTTATAATTAATCCAAGTCCAGAACTTGGTATAATAGAGAATATTATTTTAGGAGGATTATTCAGCTTAATAATACTTGGAATCAGTTCAATAATTGGTGGAGGAGTTAATCAGCAAATTGTAAGTGGCTTACATGGTATTAACTTAAAAATCAAACATTCCATGTTTTTATCAGCACTTTCTATGACTATTATCTGCATTCTTTTAATAATTGGTGGAATTCTTACACACTTTTTTGAAACAGACCTCTTTTTGAATTCATTATTATTCGGATGTGTTCTGATTTACGGAGTCAATACTTTAGTATTTTGGACAACGTCCAAAATCAGTTTTACAAAAGCAGCAACTGTCGGAATAATCCAACCATTGATTATATTGGCCATGTATGTTTTAATTACTTTTTTAGTAACTGACACTAGCTTTTTAGGTTCTGATTTAATTCAAATGACAATAAAAGTAATAATAGCAAGTATTATTTTCATATTAGCTATTTACTCATTTATTACAATAGCCGGATCTCCTTTAAAGAAAAATCTTGGTATTGGAATGCTGGATTTGCTTAGTCTGTTTATTGCTCATATGAATGAAGGATCCAACTCTCTTGAATCATTATTTGAAAACATGAGTGAAACTGTTGAAACAATGGTTACATTTATTAGTTTCAAAGGGAAAAATGGGATAAAATCATTATTTGTTTCACCGTTTGTTCATCCGGGACCTCTAGGAGATTTAGGTGGTTCAAATATGCCAACAATACTTGCAAATAAGTTTGACCATTTTACTATGGTAGCTCACGGACCTTCAACTCATGACTTCAATCCAGTTAGAACAACTGAAATTGACAAAATAGAAAATGCAATAAAAGAAGGATTGGAAGAAATTGAATACACAAAAGATGCAAGTATTTTTACCAGATACCACTCAGAAAAAGCAAACATAGGAGTGCAATTCTTTAATAAAGGTATGGTTATTTTAAGTACATTTGCACCAAATGACAGTGATGATATTGAATTTGGTGTAGGTCTTACAATGATGACTCAAAGTAAAAGCAAATGTAATGTTAAAGATTCTGTCATTGTAGACTGCCACAATTCCTTTGCTCCAGAAAGTGGAGAAGTTCTGCCTGGAAATGAAGAGGTATTCCAGTTAATTGATGTTATTGATAAAATTCAATGTAATCAGCAAAGAGACAATCTGAAAATAGGATGTTATGAAGACACAATGAGTGATTTAAATAAAAATGAGGGTGTTGGTGAAAGCGGTATTAAAACCATGATTGTAGAAGTAGCTAATCAGAGAACTGCATATGTTCTATTTGATTCAAACAATATGGAAATTGGATTTAGACAAGAAATAATTGAAGCTACAAAAGATTTGGATATTGATGAAATAGAAGTAATGACAACTGATACCCATACAGTTAACACAATATCAAGAGGATATAATCCAATTGGAATTGTAAAAAGAGATGAAATTATTGAATATGTAAAAATCAGTATTAACGAAGCTATAAAAGATTTAGAAGAAGTTGAAGTTGGAACTGGAACAAAAAGAATTAAAAACCTTAATACATTCGGCCCCAATAATTCAACAGAGTTAATATCAACAATCAGTTCAATTGTTGCAGTTAGTAAAATTATAGCTCCAGTTTTATTAATTACTGCATTAGTAATTGTATTTATTTGGATATTTTATGGTGGTTTATAA
- a CDS encoding AraC family transcriptional regulator, whose product MFYIRADIIKGMNENLFELFGDVFVTDFSITGDDYKKIIDLGEYGQFETYSLFPGIVLAFIDINLQNHEKIYVEEKISSRLLMINHCLDGRYAYSVGDNEIIYFGKGDLCINVYDMTKTCSDFPLEFYNGLEIFIDVDMANDYVKQYIPDFDLIEFYEILKKSHGYVLLRSNNKIDHVIGELYHVDNRIKLSYFKLKCLELLLFFSITNFDVHENISLTKQQVKIVDDVKNELINDLENKITIDELADNYGISKTTLKNCFKKVHGKPIFKWRKEYKLEYACKLIEEGSYTISDISKMVGYSSPSKFTQAFKEYIGCTPSEYKK is encoded by the coding sequence ATGTTTTATATCAGGGCAGATATAATTAAAGGCATGAATGAAAATCTTTTTGAATTATTTGGTGATGTGTTTGTCACTGACTTTTCTATAACTGGAGACGACTATAAAAAAATCATTGATTTGGGTGAATATGGGCAGTTTGAAACATATTCATTATTTCCAGGAATCGTCTTAGCATTTATTGACATTAATTTGCAAAATCATGAAAAAATATATGTTGAAGAAAAAATTTCTTCAAGATTGCTTATGATAAATCATTGTTTGGACGGTAGATATGCTTATAGTGTTGGTGATAATGAAATAATTTATTTTGGAAAAGGAGATTTGTGCATTAATGTTTATGATATGACAAAAACATGTTCTGACTTTCCATTAGAATTTTATAATGGTTTGGAGATTTTCATTGATGTTGATATGGCTAATGATTATGTTAAGCAGTATATTCCTGATTTTGACTTGATTGAATTTTATGAAATTCTGAAAAAATCTCATGGATATGTATTGCTTCGTTCAAATAATAAAATTGACCATGTTATCGGTGAATTGTACCATGTTGACAATAGAATTAAATTATCTTATTTTAAATTAAAATGTCTTGAATTGTTATTGTTCTTTTCGATTACAAACTTTGATGTTCATGAAAATATTTCACTTACCAAGCAGCAGGTTAAAATTGTTGATGATGTAAAAAATGAGCTGATTAATGATTTGGAAAATAAAATTACTATAGATGAACTTGCAGATAATTATGGCATCAGCAAAACGACTTTAAAAAATTGTTTTAAAAAAGTTCACGGCAAACCTATTTTTAAATGGAGAAAGGAATATAAATTGGAATATGCCTGCAAACTAATCGAAGAGGGTTCATATACAATTTCGGATATATCAAAAATGGTGGGTTATTCATCACCTTCGAAATTCACTCAGGCATTTAAAGAATATATAGGTTGCACTCCGTCAGAGTATAAAAAATAG